A region from the Aegilops tauschii subsp. strangulata cultivar AL8/78 chromosome 5, Aet v6.0, whole genome shotgun sequence genome encodes:
- the LOC109780651 gene encoding homeobox-leucine zipper protein ROC6-like encodes MDGEWREQFNDLYNWLVLGYPGGDNQVIQQNLGAEVNGLPGAAANMGTNTNAAAADQGNGEGHHPDEKRRLELSRRTGLSPTQVQIWFQNRRNSGKGYDVRGCKGGKTLEKYISTKAKSKAQKKETEEFQEENDRLQAEKQALMSAMQNKICFICRGEDTPERQRLYAENVMLKDAHMRIADFLKSVSGGRLQVINHTVVDTHAPLTLTAPNPVMIPDEGVARDNPETGGDTLVIQHVACAMEELKVLVSLGAPLWSLAEGGEVEVIDYKEYMKMMFPNERHEMEFCAEATRKTGIISCTATDLVGILMNADWWSQTFPGIVASATISKIITPGDSGDGLVQLMSAELRVLSPRVPVRKINFIRRCQKIAENIWAVVDVSVDGIRDQAAGLNDGAPSTYTACRLQPSGCHIQELNNGHCQVTWIVNMVHDEATVPPLHHPLFRSGWALGACRWIASLQRRCDYIASLHTNPVLTLNTRSGGAAPITPEGRKSVLEVAHRMTLKFYEAICGPGTQPWTSVDERRGSCGVGAERFEVDVRVVTFPVGTGATVLRATTTVWLPGTPAQQVFNYLCDGDRRTEWDIGANRTSTIRQEGCFGTGQLDGNSVSLLRTIASNGAYGKLILQESCIDASCMVLAYAQIDDQTIQDVINGTNTSFSLLPSGVVVLPDGNAEPGAPPTSAMCSSSSSASHRSNSGSLVSIMYQTLLSGQPPEHLFKAVAENVGNLLCQAIDKIKSGVHANVVLAA; translated from the exons ATGGACGGAGAGTGGCGGGAACAGTTCAATGATCTGTACAATTGGCTTGTCCTCGGGTATCCAGGCGGAGACAACCAGGTTATCCAGCAGAACCTTGGTGCTGAGGTGAATGGCCTGCCTGGAGCCGCCGCCAACATGGGCACCAACACTAACGCAGCTGCTGCAGATCAAGGCAACGGCG AAGGCCATCATCCAGATGAGAAGCGCCGGCTGGAGCTTAGCAGGAGGACTGGCCTGAGTCCTACACAGGTCCAGATCTGGTTCCAAAACCGACGCAACTCGGGGAAG GGGTATGATGTCCGTGGATGCAAAGGTGGAAAAACCTTGGAAAAATATATATCCACTAAAGCGAAG AGCAAGGCCCAGAAGAAGGAGACCGAGGAATTTCAGGAAGAGAACGACCGGCTCCAAGCTGAAAAACAAGCACTCATGTCGGCTATGCAAAACAAGATTTGCTTCATATGCAGAGGGGAGGATACCCCGGAGCGGCAGCGCCTGTACGCCGAGAATGTGATGCTCAAGGACGCGCACATGCGTATCGCCGACTTCCTTAAGAGTGTCTCCGGTGGAAGGCTACAAGTGATCAACCACACCGTCGTCGACACCCATGCCCCTCTCACGCTCACGGCTCCAAATCCAGTGATGATTCCTGACGAGGGCGTTGCCCGCGACAACCCTGAAACCGGTGGAGACACCTTGGTGATTCAGCATGTTGCTTGTGCTATGGAAGAGTTGAAGGTGCTTGTGAGCTTGGGTGCGCCGCTGTGGTCGCTAGCGGAAGGTGGCGAGGTGGAGGTGATCGACTACAAGGAGTACATGAAAATGATGTTCCCGAATGAGCGCCACGAGATGGAATTTTGTGCGGAGGCCACTAGGAAGACTGGCATCATATCGTGCACCGCCACCGACCTCGTCGGCATCCTCATGAACGCG GACTGGTGGTCTCAGACGTTCCCGGGCATCGTGGCAAGTGCCACCATCAGCAAGATCATCACTCCCGGTGATTCCGGAGATGGGCTGGTTCAACTG ATGAGTGCAGAGCTGAGGGTGTTGTCGCCGCGGGTGCCGGTTCGCAAGATCAACTTCATTAGGCGTTGCCAGAAGATCGCGGAGAACATATGGGCTGTGGTGGATGTGTCTGTTGATGGAATTCGTGACCAGGCGGCGGGCCTCAATGACGGCGCGCCTTCAACATACACGGCCTGCAGGCTTCAGCCGAGTGGTTGCCATATCCAGGAGTTGAACAATGGCCATTGCCAG GTCACATGGATCGTGAACATGGTGCATGATGAGGCCACTGTACCACCGCTGCACCATCCACTCTTCCGCTCCGGCTGGGCACTCGGTGCGTGCCGCTGGATTGCATCCCTCCAGAGGCGATGCGATTACATTGCCTCCCTGCATACCAACCCCGTTCTCACCCTCAACACCAGATCTG GTGGAGCAGCTCCTATAACGCCCGAGGGGAGGAAGAGCGTCCTGGAGGTAGCACATCGGATGACACTGAAGTTCTACGAAGCGATCTGTGGCCCGGGGACCCAGCCATGGACAAGCGTCGATGAGCGGCGTGGCAGCTGTGGCGTTGGCGCCGAGAGGTTTGAGGTGGATGTGCGCGTGGTGACCTTCCCCGTGGGTACAGGTGCTACCGTGCTGAGAGCTACGACGACGGTATGGCTCCCCGGGACACCGGCGCAGCAAGTGTTCAACTACCTCTGTGATGGAGATCGCCGAACCGAGTGGGACATCGGCGCCAACCGTACCTCCACCATTCGCCAGGAGGGCTGTTTTGGCACTGGACAACTCGACGGCAACTCCGTCTCTCTCCTGCGCACCATT GCTTCCAACGGAGCATACGGCAAGCTGATCCTGCAAGAGTCATGCATCGACGCCTCATGCATGGTGTTGGCGTATGCTCAAATTGATGACCAAACCATTCAGGATGTCATCAACGGTACCAACACCTCCTTCTCCCTCCTGCCGTCTGGGGTGGTCGTGCTCCCTGATGGCAACGCCGAGCCAGGAGCGCCTCCAACATCTGCCATGTGCTCCTCCAGCTCCTCCGCCAGTCACAGGAGCAACTCCGGATCGCTCGTCTCGATCATGTACCAGACACTGCTGAGCGGCCAGCCACCGGAGCATCTCTTCAAAGCTGTTGCCGAGAATGTGGGGAATCTGCTCTGTCAAGCCATCGACAAGATCAAATCTGGCGTCCATGCTAACGTCGTTTTAGCTGCTTGA